One Micromonospora sp. WMMD1120 genomic region harbors:
- the pcaD gene encoding 3-oxoadipate enol-lactonase, producing MTNGLHTTVDGPSDAPVLLLGSSLGTAGAMWEPQVAALTERFRVIRYDHLGHGRSAVPPGPYTIGLLGRAVLRTLDHLDVPRAHYAGLSLGGMVGMWLAAHAPDRVRRLALLCTSASLGPSAQWRERAATVRSAGLPAIADTVVARWFTPGFAAARPDVVATYRAMLTATSSAGYAACCEAIAGMDLRPDLGRIDAPTLVVAGADDPATPVTHAHEIVRRIPTARLTVVEAAAHLATVEQPERVCRLLQDHFDEEAGDR from the coding sequence GTGACCAACGGGTTGCACACCACGGTGGATGGTCCGTCCGACGCGCCGGTGCTGCTGCTCGGCAGCTCCCTCGGCACCGCCGGCGCGATGTGGGAACCGCAGGTCGCGGCCCTGACCGAACGGTTCCGGGTCATCCGGTACGACCACCTGGGCCACGGTCGCTCGGCGGTGCCGCCCGGACCGTACACGATCGGTCTGCTGGGTCGTGCGGTGCTGCGGACGCTGGACCACCTGGACGTGCCCCGGGCGCACTACGCCGGTCTGTCCCTCGGCGGCATGGTCGGCATGTGGCTCGCCGCGCACGCGCCCGACCGGGTCCGGCGGCTGGCGCTGCTCTGCACGTCGGCGTCGCTCGGCCCGAGCGCGCAGTGGCGGGAGCGGGCGGCGACGGTACGATCGGCCGGCCTGCCGGCGATCGCCGACACGGTGGTGGCCCGCTGGTTCACCCCGGGCTTCGCCGCCGCGCGACCGGACGTGGTCGCGACGTACCGCGCCATGCTGACCGCGACGTCCTCCGCCGGCTACGCCGCCTGCTGCGAGGCGATCGCCGGGATGGACCTGCGCCCCGACCTCGGCCGGATCGACGCGCCCACGCTCGTCGTCGCGGGAGCGGACGACCCGGCCACACCGGTCACGCACGCCCACGAGATCGTCCGACGGATTCCGACGGCCCGGCTGACGGTGGTCGAGGCGGCGGCGCACCTGGCCACCGTCGAGCAACCCGAGCGGGTGTGCCGACTCCTGCAGGACCACTTCGACGAGGAGGCCGGTGACCGGTGA
- the pcaC gene encoding 4-carboxymuconolactone decarboxylase: MNDGERYEAGMTVRRQVLGDAHVDRAIAGTDDFTADFQDFITRYAWGDVWSRPGLDRRARSCVTLAVLAALGHEGELALHVRAAVRNGLTPAEVAEVLLQVGVYAGVPAANRAFAVAREALGREAG; the protein is encoded by the coding sequence GTGAACGACGGTGAGCGGTACGAGGCGGGCATGACGGTACGCCGGCAGGTGCTGGGTGACGCGCACGTGGACCGCGCGATCGCCGGCACCGACGACTTCACCGCCGACTTCCAGGACTTCATCACCCGCTACGCCTGGGGGGACGTGTGGAGCCGACCCGGGCTGGACCGGCGCGCCCGTAGCTGCGTCACCCTGGCGGTGCTGGCCGCACTCGGCCACGAGGGGGAGTTGGCGCTGCACGTCCGCGCCGCGGTGCGCAACGGCCTGACCCCGGCGGAGGTGGCGGAGGTCCTGCTCCAGGTCGGCGTCTACGCTGGTGTACCGGCGGCCAACCGGGCGTTCGCGGTGGCCCGGGAGGCCCTGGGGCGGGAGGCTGGTTGA
- a CDS encoding IclR family transcriptional regulator, which produces MREEAARSPEFVQSLERGLAVIRAFDAEHPQLTLSEVSRRTGLTRAAARRFLLTLVELGYVHTDGRLFSLRARILDLGYAYLSSLSLPEIARRHMEALVAQVRESCSVSVLDGHEVVYVARVPTKRIMTVGISVGTRFPAYATSMGRVLLAAQPADWLDDYLATAELRPLTRRTVTDPAKLRGVLTRIAAQGYAIVDQELEEGLRSLAAPIHGRDGSVIAAVNVSAHATRGSFEMIRRDLLPPLLAAAKRIEEDVRGGSGRASTAAADPPGAAVGGTVRSTCW; this is translated from the coding sequence GTGCGCGAGGAGGCGGCGAGATCGCCGGAGTTCGTGCAGTCGCTGGAGCGCGGGCTCGCCGTGATCCGGGCGTTCGACGCCGAACATCCGCAGCTCACGCTCAGCGAGGTGTCCCGAAGGACCGGGCTGACCCGGGCGGCGGCGCGCCGGTTCCTGCTGACCCTCGTCGAGCTGGGCTACGTGCACACCGACGGGCGGCTCTTCTCGCTGCGGGCGCGGATCCTCGACCTCGGTTACGCGTACCTGTCGAGCCTGAGCCTGCCCGAGATAGCGCGGCGGCACATGGAGGCGCTCGTCGCGCAGGTCCGCGAGTCCTGTTCGGTGTCGGTGCTGGACGGCCACGAGGTGGTGTACGTCGCCCGCGTCCCCACGAAACGGATCATGACGGTGGGGATCAGCGTCGGCACGCGGTTCCCCGCGTACGCGACGTCGATGGGACGGGTGCTGCTCGCCGCCCAACCGGCGGACTGGCTGGACGACTATCTCGCCACGGCGGAGCTGCGGCCGTTGACCCGGCGCACCGTGACCGACCCGGCGAAGCTGCGCGGCGTCCTCACCAGGATCGCCGCCCAGGGGTACGCGATAGTGGACCAGGAGTTGGAGGAGGGCCTGCGGTCGCTGGCCGCGCCGATCCACGGTCGGGACGGCTCGGTGATCGCGGCGGTGAACGTCTCCGCGCACGCCACCCGGGGGTCCTTCGAGATGATCCGTCGGGATCTGCTGCCACCGCTGCTGGCGGCCGCGAAGCGGATCGAGGAGGATGTCCGGGGTGGGTCTGGACGGGCGTCGACGGCAGCCGCCGATCCGCCGGGCGCTGCGGTCGGCGGAACCGTCAGATCGACCTGCTGGTGA
- a CDS encoding arabinofuranosidase catalytic domain-containing protein: protein MNAKKTLGRLAATVVLLVTAAGTYALSDTPGVARAAGTGPCDIYASGGTPCVAAHSTTRALYGAYDGPLYQVRRSSDNTTRDVGVLGAGGYANAATQDTFCANTTCVITVIYDQSGRNNRLTQAPPGHFVGPAPGGYDNLADAKAAPVTVGGQKAYGVYIAPGTGYRNNNTNGVATGDQPEGIYAVVDGTHYNQWCCFDYGNAQTNNLADERAIMETVYFGANKQWGYGAGSGPWIMADLEWGLFSGVNAGYNNIASINHRFVTAMVKGEPNHWAIRGGNAQSGGLTTYFDGPRPAGYHPMKKEGAILLGIGGDNSITGRGTFFEGVLTSGFPTAATENAVQANIAAAGYAPAGGGNPQQNVQVVGAQSSRCVDVPNGTSTNGTQVQLWDCISNSTAQRWTSTAAKQLQVYGNKCLDANGGGTSNGTQAIIWDCHGGANQQWNLNADGTITGVQSGLCLDANAAGTANGTKLILWSCNGQQNQRWSTRS, encoded by the coding sequence ATGAACGCGAAGAAAACACTTGGTCGCCTGGCCGCCACTGTGGTGCTTCTCGTCACCGCCGCTGGCACCTACGCGCTCTCCGACACGCCGGGCGTCGCCCGCGCCGCCGGCACCGGACCGTGTGACATCTACGCCTCGGGCGGCACGCCGTGCGTGGCCGCGCACAGCACCACGCGGGCGCTGTACGGCGCCTACGACGGCCCGCTCTACCAGGTCCGGCGATCGTCGGACAACACCACCCGCGACGTCGGCGTGCTGGGCGCGGGAGGCTACGCCAACGCGGCCACCCAGGACACCTTCTGCGCCAACACCACCTGCGTCATCACCGTCATCTACGACCAGTCCGGCCGCAACAACCGGCTCACCCAGGCGCCGCCCGGTCACTTCGTCGGCCCCGCCCCCGGCGGGTACGACAACCTCGCCGACGCCAAGGCCGCGCCGGTCACCGTCGGGGGACAGAAGGCATACGGCGTCTACATCGCGCCCGGCACCGGCTACCGCAACAACAACACCAACGGCGTCGCGACCGGCGACCAACCGGAGGGCATCTACGCGGTGGTCGACGGCACCCACTACAACCAGTGGTGCTGCTTCGACTACGGCAACGCGCAGACGAACAACCTGGCCGACGAGCGGGCCATCATGGAGACCGTCTACTTCGGCGCCAACAAGCAGTGGGGCTACGGCGCGGGCAGCGGCCCGTGGATCATGGCCGACCTGGAGTGGGGGCTGTTCTCCGGGGTGAACGCGGGTTACAACAACATCGCGTCCATCAACCACCGATTCGTCACCGCGATGGTCAAGGGCGAGCCGAACCACTGGGCGATCCGGGGCGGCAACGCGCAGTCGGGCGGTCTGACCACCTACTTCGACGGACCACGCCCGGCCGGCTACCACCCGATGAAGAAGGAGGGGGCCATCCTGCTCGGAATCGGTGGCGACAACAGCATCACCGGCCGGGGCACCTTCTTCGAGGGCGTGCTGACCTCCGGCTTCCCGACGGCGGCCACCGAGAACGCCGTACAGGCCAACATCGCCGCCGCCGGGTACGCGCCGGCCGGTGGCGGGAACCCGCAACAGAACGTCCAGGTCGTGGGCGCCCAGTCCAGCCGCTGCGTCGACGTCCCGAACGGCACCAGCACCAACGGCACCCAGGTGCAGCTCTGGGACTGCATCAGCAACAGCACCGCCCAACGGTGGACCTCCACCGCCGCCAAGCAACTTCAGGTATACGGCAACAAGTGCCTCGACGCCAACGGCGGCGGCACCAGCAACGGCACCCAGGCGATCATCTGGGACTGCCACGGCGGCGCCAACCAGCAGTGGAACCTCAACGCCGACGGCACCATCACCGGCGTCCAGTCCGGGCTCTGCCTCGACGCCAACGCCGCCGGCACCGCCAACGGCACCAAGCTCATCCTCTGGTCGTGCAACGGCCAACAGAACCAGCGGTGGTCCACCCGTAGCTGA
- a CDS encoding LacI family DNA-binding transcriptional regulator, protein MNIGEIARRAGVSRSTVSYVLSGKRSVSEATRQRIQAVIDELDYRPNASARALKEGRTRTLGLVIPPASQRLTDMQLGFVASVVEAAARHDLDVLLSPSGGDHDRSFERIVTGRRVDGVVLMEIRLTDDRVTRLTRAGLPFVTIGRTAEPHGMSWIDIDYAGLIGRCVHHLADLGHRQVALVNRSAELVAAGYGPSHRALAGFRAAAEERGLTGVEVCCGDDSVSGEACMEQLLATHPEVTAAATINEAALPGMQRALTSAGMSVPGDFSVTGVAAQHWAEDFRPPLTAADVPMVEMGAEAVSLLLEAIAERDAVPRHRLYSPPISLRSSTGPVPAR, encoded by the coding sequence GTGAACATCGGGGAGATCGCCCGCCGGGCCGGCGTGTCCCGCAGCACCGTCTCGTACGTGTTGAGTGGAAAGCGCAGCGTGTCGGAGGCGACCCGGCAGCGGATCCAGGCGGTCATCGACGAGTTGGACTACCGGCCCAACGCCAGCGCCCGGGCGCTGAAGGAGGGCCGCACCCGGACCCTCGGGCTGGTGATCCCGCCGGCGAGCCAGCGGCTGACCGACATGCAGCTGGGCTTCGTCGCCAGCGTCGTCGAGGCCGCGGCCCGGCACGATCTCGACGTGCTGCTGTCCCCGTCGGGTGGGGACCATGACCGCTCCTTCGAGCGGATCGTCACCGGGCGCCGGGTGGACGGCGTCGTCCTGATGGAGATCCGGTTGACCGACGACCGGGTGACCCGGCTGACCAGGGCCGGCCTCCCGTTCGTCACGATCGGGCGGACCGCCGAGCCGCACGGCATGAGCTGGATCGACATCGACTACGCCGGGCTGATCGGCCGCTGCGTGCACCACCTGGCCGACCTCGGGCACCGGCAGGTGGCGCTCGTCAACCGCTCCGCCGAGTTGGTGGCGGCGGGCTACGGTCCCAGTCATCGCGCGCTGGCCGGCTTCCGGGCCGCCGCCGAGGAGCGCGGCCTGACCGGTGTCGAGGTCTGCTGCGGCGACGACTCCGTCTCCGGCGAGGCGTGCATGGAACAGCTGCTCGCGACGCACCCGGAGGTGACGGCGGCAGCGACCATCAACGAGGCCGCGCTGCCCGGCATGCAACGCGCGCTGACCAGCGCCGGGATGTCGGTGCCGGGTGACTTCTCGGTCACCGGGGTCGCCGCCCAGCACTGGGCGGAGGACTTCCGCCCTCCGCTGACCGCCGCCGACGTGCCGATGGTCGAGATGGGCGCCGAGGCGGTGTCGCTGCTGCTGGAGGCCATCGCCGAGCGCGACGCGGTGCCGCGACACCGCCTGTACAGCCCGCCCATCTCGCTGCGTTCCAGCACCGGTCCGGTCCCGGCCCGCTGA
- a CDS encoding trehalase family glycosidase, whose product MTVAPSGPEFGIQDIPFSCRGSWFNISPVVAEKTYADDLHLVSHQTGLHAVLRLTPTVADTTVVATPASLIWRSGADRIEAVYDGPDTLRVRGRRLGLRVAAAAGTLTPFSGTYLYLDPLDGSHVFTSYETGRRYRITVLSGALARTDGVQALGTADRSVELSGDQPWEIAIEEYATARRPYVGSMSFERLRQDRNAEFAAFVDAVAPWRGPDTPAAELAAYVLWSATVAPAGFVTRPAVLMSKHWMDKVWSWDHCFNAIALAAGEPELAWHQFHLPFDHQDEAGALPDSVTHSEVLHNYVKPPIHGWALRHLRRRLPAPPDRAALTQTYDRLARWTRFWLDARRAPGHDLPHYQHGNDSGWDNATTFDGGRVVQTADLAAFLVSQLRCLADLATELGEPAEQWSGEADRINDAMLRELWDGARFTARDPHTGQRRASRSLLDLMPVALGADLPDPVAAALARGAETHLTTHGLATEPTDSAHYLADGYWRGPIWAPSTVLVEDGLRRAGQTRLADEISRRFLALCEKSGFAENFDAETGAGLRDRAYTWTASSYLILAAAQERRRGAGR is encoded by the coding sequence ATGACCGTCGCCCCGTCCGGTCCGGAGTTCGGAATCCAGGACATCCCGTTCAGTTGCCGAGGATCCTGGTTCAACATCTCCCCGGTGGTCGCCGAGAAGACGTACGCCGACGACCTGCACCTGGTCTCGCACCAGACCGGCCTGCACGCCGTGCTGCGGCTGACCCCCACCGTCGCCGACACCACTGTCGTCGCCACGCCCGCGTCGCTGATCTGGCGCAGTGGCGCCGACCGGATCGAGGCGGTCTACGACGGGCCGGACACGCTGCGCGTCCGGGGCCGGCGGCTCGGTCTGCGGGTGGCCGCCGCGGCCGGCACCCTCACCCCGTTCAGCGGCACCTACCTCTACCTCGACCCGCTCGACGGGTCGCACGTCTTCACCTCGTACGAGACCGGCCGCCGCTACCGGATCACGGTGCTCTCCGGCGCGCTCGCCCGCACCGACGGCGTGCAGGCGCTCGGCACCGCCGACCGATCCGTCGAGCTCTCCGGCGACCAGCCCTGGGAGATCGCGATCGAGGAGTACGCCACCGCCCGCCGCCCGTACGTCGGCTCAATGAGCTTCGAGCGGCTGCGCCAGGACCGGAACGCGGAGTTCGCCGCGTTCGTCGACGCGGTGGCGCCCTGGCGCGGCCCGGACACGCCGGCCGCCGAGCTGGCCGCGTACGTCCTGTGGTCGGCCACCGTCGCACCGGCCGGGTTCGTCACCCGCCCGGCGGTGCTCATGTCCAAGCACTGGATGGACAAGGTGTGGAGCTGGGACCACTGCTTCAACGCGATCGCCCTGGCCGCCGGTGAGCCGGAGCTGGCCTGGCACCAGTTCCACCTGCCCTTCGACCACCAGGACGAGGCCGGCGCGCTACCCGACTCGGTCACCCACTCCGAGGTCCTGCACAACTACGTCAAGCCGCCGATCCACGGCTGGGCGCTGCGGCACCTGCGTCGTCGCCTCCCTGCGCCACCGGACCGGGCGGCGCTGACGCAGACGTACGACCGGTTGGCCCGCTGGACGCGGTTCTGGCTCGACGCCCGGCGCGCCCCGGGTCACGACCTGCCCCACTACCAGCACGGCAACGACAGCGGCTGGGACAACGCGACCACCTTCGACGGCGGACGGGTCGTCCAGACCGCCGACCTCGCCGCGTTCCTGGTCTCCCAACTGCGCTGCCTCGCCGACCTCGCCACGGAGCTGGGCGAGCCCGCCGAGCAGTGGTCGGGGGAGGCCGACCGGATCAACGACGCCATGCTGCGGGAGCTGTGGGACGGCGCGCGCTTCACCGCCCGCGACCCGCACACCGGGCAGCGGCGGGCGAGCCGCAGCCTGCTCGACCTGATGCCGGTGGCGCTCGGGGCCGACCTGCCCGACCCGGTCGCCGCCGCCCTGGCCCGGGGCGCGGAGACCCACCTGACCACGCACGGGCTGGCCACCGAGCCGACCGACTCGGCGCACTACCTGGCCGACGGCTACTGGCGGGGCCCGATCTGGGCGCCCTCCACGGTCCTGGTCGAGGACGGCCTGCGGCGGGCCGGTCAGACCCGGCTCGCCGACGAGATCAGTAGACGTTTCCTCGCGCTGTGTGAGAAGTCCGGCTTCGCGGAGAACTTCGACGCCGAGACCGGCGCCGGGTTGCGCGACCGCGCGTACACCTGGACCGCCAGCAGCTATCTCATCCTCGCCGCCGCGCAGGAGCGGCGGCGGGGCGCGGGCCGGTAG
- a CDS encoding carbohydrate ABC transporter permease produces the protein MTTPTPRTWWKTAVGLVLTGLMLFPVYWMINVSFTRDQDMRASPPHLFPTNGTLDGYRAVLDQQLPYLGTSFLVGLGTVVLTVALAAPAGFALAKLRPPGGGALSFVLLIAQMIPGIIMAMGFYAIYLHLGVLNTLPGLILADTTLAVPFGVLIFTAFMSGLPDELLQAAVVDGASRLRTFWSVVLPVSRNSIVTVSLFAFLWSWSDFIFASTLAGGGDHQPITLGIYHYIGNNNQQWNAIMATAVVASVPAAVLLVLAQRYVSTGVTAGAVKD, from the coding sequence ATGACCACTCCCACCCCTCGAACCTGGTGGAAGACCGCTGTCGGCCTGGTGCTGACCGGGCTGATGCTCTTCCCCGTCTACTGGATGATCAACGTGTCGTTCACCAGGGACCAGGACATGCGGGCCAGCCCGCCGCACCTGTTCCCCACCAACGGCACCCTGGACGGCTACCGCGCGGTGCTCGACCAGCAGCTCCCGTACCTCGGCACCAGCTTCCTCGTCGGGCTCGGCACCGTGGTGCTGACCGTGGCGCTCGCGGCGCCCGCCGGTTTCGCGCTGGCGAAGCTGCGGCCGCCCGGCGGCGGGGCGCTGAGCTTCGTGCTGCTGATCGCGCAGATGATCCCGGGGATCATCATGGCGATGGGTTTCTACGCCATCTATCTCCACCTGGGTGTCCTCAACACCCTGCCCGGCCTGATCCTGGCCGACACGACACTCGCCGTGCCGTTCGGCGTGCTGATCTTCACGGCCTTCATGTCCGGGCTCCCCGACGAGCTGCTCCAGGCCGCCGTGGTGGACGGCGCGAGTCGGCTGCGGACCTTCTGGTCGGTGGTGCTCCCGGTCAGCCGCAACTCGATCGTCACCGTGTCGCTGTTCGCGTTCCTGTGGTCCTGGTCGGACTTCATCTTCGCCTCCACCCTCGCCGGCGGCGGTGACCACCAGCCGATCACCCTCGGCATCTACCACTACATCGGCAACAACAACCAGCAGTGGAACGCCATCATGGCGACCGCTGTCGTCGCCTCCGTGCCCGCCGCCGTGCTGCTCGTCCTGGCCCAGCGGTACGTCTCGACGGGTGTGACCGCCGGCGCTGTCAAGGACTGA
- a CDS encoding sugar ABC transporter permease yields the protein MAPTTDTTAVREPGGATAVAPPAPPPSRVRRPNRWAAWGFLAPVTIYLAAFYAYPLYRNVELSLREYTVRSFVQGGAPFAGLDNYRTVLTDPAFVSTLTHTVVFTVTSLVFQFGIGMALALFFHRHFPLSRTLRALILVPWLLPLIVSASTWSWLLNSDSGLVNAALGVVGVGPVNWLTSPGWSLASVIIANIWIGIPFNLVVLHSGLQAIPTEVYEASALDGATGWQRFWSVTLPLLRPVSAITLLLGLIYTLKVFDIIWIMTRGGPTDSSATLATWSYRLGFGNLLPEFGPGAAVGNLLIVMALIAGLGYVRMERRQHRR from the coding sequence ATGGCTCCCACGACAGACACCACCGCCGTACGAGAGCCGGGTGGGGCGACCGCCGTCGCCCCACCCGCGCCTCCCCCGTCCCGGGTACGCCGACCGAACCGCTGGGCGGCATGGGGCTTCCTGGCACCCGTGACCATCTACCTGGCGGCGTTCTACGCCTACCCGCTCTACCGCAACGTCGAGCTGAGCCTGCGGGAATACACAGTCCGCTCGTTCGTGCAGGGCGGAGCGCCCTTCGCCGGGCTCGACAACTACCGGACGGTGCTGACCGACCCGGCCTTCGTGTCGACACTCACCCACACAGTGGTCTTCACCGTCACGTCGCTCGTCTTCCAGTTCGGCATCGGCATGGCCCTGGCGCTCTTCTTCCACAGGCACTTCCCGCTGTCGCGCACACTGCGGGCGTTGATCCTCGTACCGTGGCTGCTGCCCCTGATCGTCTCGGCGTCGACCTGGTCGTGGCTGCTCAACAGCGACTCGGGGCTGGTCAACGCCGCGCTCGGCGTGGTGGGCGTCGGGCCGGTCAACTGGCTCACCTCGCCGGGCTGGTCGCTGGCCTCGGTGATCATCGCGAACATCTGGATCGGCATCCCGTTCAACCTGGTCGTCCTCCACAGCGGTTTGCAGGCGATCCCGACCGAGGTGTACGAGGCGTCCGCGCTCGACGGCGCGACGGGTTGGCAACGGTTCTGGTCGGTCACCCTCCCACTGCTGCGACCGGTCTCCGCGATCACGCTGCTGCTCGGGCTGATCTACACGCTGAAGGTCTTCGACATCATCTGGATCATGACCAGGGGTGGCCCCACCGACTCCTCCGCGACGCTCGCCACCTGGTCGTACCGCCTCGGCTTCGGCAACCTGCTGCCCGAGTTCGGGCCGGGAGCGGCGGTCGGCAACCTGCTCATCGTGATGGCCCTGATCGCCGGCCTCGGCTACGTCCGGATGGAGCGGAGGCAGCACCGACGATGA
- a CDS encoding extracellular solute-binding protein, protein MTGISRRRRLAAVAAIALAAAAGSACSSSSDTPADEGAYLVWDPYPQFADDSEWVALLKKCGTSAGVTVERTGYDTTDLTNKALLAAQQGNSPDVLIVDNPVISTLAEAGALTTTDDNKLDVSAMEANLLGAGQSDGKTYGVPIGANTLALYYNKNVLDAAGVDPATVTDWASLNAALDKVKAKGKKGITFSAIGTEEGSFQFLPWFWGSGAQLTKLDSPEAVSALTLWTDWLKRGHAPNSVINNTQTTSWQEFATGDYAFAENGTWQLANAEKVGFPYGTIAIPAAAGGPAPAPTGGEFVSIPVQKNTGRYATSQQLVACLTSADNLLTTDTTLSYVAPVAAVQERQAAADPKLKVWVEAVRAAKGRTGDNLGTKYPKISESLWTAVQAALSGGKSPGEALTAAQAAATNR, encoded by the coding sequence ATGACCGGAATCAGTCGGCGGCGGCGCCTGGCCGCCGTCGCCGCGATAGCCCTCGCCGCGGCGGCCGGCAGCGCCTGCTCGTCGTCCTCCGACACGCCCGCCGACGAAGGTGCCTACCTCGTCTGGGACCCGTACCCCCAGTTCGCCGACGACTCCGAGTGGGTGGCGCTGCTCAAGAAGTGCGGCACCTCCGCCGGCGTGACGGTCGAGCGGACCGGCTACGACACCACCGACCTGACCAACAAGGCGCTGCTCGCCGCCCAGCAGGGCAACTCACCGGACGTCCTGATCGTCGACAACCCGGTCATCTCGACACTGGCCGAGGCCGGCGCGCTCACCACCACCGACGACAACAAGCTGGACGTCTCGGCCATGGAGGCGAACCTGCTCGGCGCCGGCCAGAGCGACGGCAAGACCTACGGGGTGCCGATCGGGGCGAACACCCTCGCGCTCTACTACAACAAGAACGTCCTCGACGCGGCCGGCGTCGACCCCGCCACCGTCACGGACTGGGCGTCGCTGAACGCGGCGCTGGACAAGGTCAAGGCCAAGGGCAAGAAGGGCATCACCTTCTCCGCGATCGGCACCGAGGAGGGCAGCTTCCAGTTCCTGCCCTGGTTCTGGGGGTCGGGGGCCCAACTGACCAAGCTGGACTCGCCGGAGGCGGTGTCCGCGCTGACCCTCTGGACGGACTGGCTCAAGCGGGGCCACGCCCCGAACTCGGTCATCAACAACACCCAGACGACGAGTTGGCAGGAGTTCGCCACCGGCGACTACGCGTTCGCCGAGAACGGCACCTGGCAGCTGGCCAACGCGGAGAAGGTCGGCTTCCCGTACGGCACCATCGCCATCCCGGCCGCCGCGGGCGGGCCGGCCCCGGCGCCCACCGGCGGCGAGTTCGTCTCCATACCGGTGCAGAAGAACACCGGCCGGTACGCCACGTCGCAGCAACTCGTCGCCTGCCTGACCAGCGCCGACAACCTCCTCACCACGGACACCACGCTCTCCTACGTCGCGCCCGTCGCCGCCGTGCAGGAGCGGCAGGCGGCGGCCGACCCCAAGCTCAAGGTCTGGGTCGAGGCGGTCCGGGCCGCCAAGGGACGCACCGGTGACAACCTCGGCACGAAGTACCCGAAGATCTCCGAGTCGCTGTGGACCGCGGTGCAGGCGGCCCTCAGCGGCGGGAAGTCACCCGGCGAGGCACTGACCGCCGCACAGGCCGCGGCCACGAACCGGTAA